The sequence below is a genomic window from Haemophilus pittmaniae.
GAAAGGAAAGCGTTGCTTATAACCCACAACAATATCCGTTTCGCCCACGTTTTCACTTGGTACCAATTGAAAATCCGCTTCTGCGCTAGGGACTCGCTTTAAATTTTCCAAACCTTGCTCAATATCGCGTAGATTCAGTAATTCACCTTCCCGCAATGGCATGGCAAACCACAGGGTGCCACGCGTGGCAAATGGTAGCGCGCTCTGGTCTTGTAGTTGAATACGCCCCACTTTGCCCGGAATCACCGTGAGCACTAACATTCCGGAACGCAAATCCTGCGGCTCGACCACCACTCGAGTGGTCACATAACCGTACTCAATCAGACGATTTTGAATGCGTCGCAACAACACATTAATCCCTTGCGAACCCACACAGGCCGGTAAGGCAAAATCCCGTTCGGCATAAACGGAGGATAACGCCCAGGAAAATTGGCTTGGTTGAATGAGTTTGGAACCGGCCTCAGCGTGAGAGGCCTCTGCCTGATAATCGGTGAGTACTAATTGATTAATCGTAAAACATTGCGCTTCGTGCTGCGGAAAACCGGCCTCAGCCAAGGTTTCACCTTGCAAGCGTACATCCGATGCCGTGACCTGCTGGGCAGCAATTGCCGCATTGAGCTGATTTTGTTGCTGTTGTTGACGCTGATTAATCGCATCTTGTTGGGGATCCAAACTGCTTCCCGGTGCGGCAATTACTGTCGCCATGGCGCAAACCAGTAAGGGAAACATAAACACTTTATATTGCATAGAATTTAGCTGTTAGAAAGGATGGCCGCATTCTAAATAATTTGTAAAAAATGGTTTGCGATACGATTCACAGATATCAATTTTAATCATAAATCAATCTAAAAACACAATCTAACCATTTGAATTTAATAATATTATTATTCACAACAAATAAAAATGCGGTTAAAACCATTTAAGGCTTTAACCGCATCTGTGCAATATCAAAATAACTATCTAACAAACATGATTTTTTAAACTATCATCAATAAAATCAATTAGTTATATCGTTTTTTAAGAAAAACTCTGATTTTGGAGGGGGCGTTTATTGAGGGACTCCGCGCAACAAGGGGATCGGTGCAAAAGGCGCAACGGAGGTCGGTGCGGGAATATCGTTAAAAATCAAAATAAACGGTTTGGCTGGAATAACTTTTTCGTTACGCCACAAAACGCCCATGCCCACCAATTGAATATCCTCGGGCAGATTTTTTAGACCGCTTTGCAAAACCGCAATGGTATTCTTACGCGGGTGACCGATTGCGATAGCCGTACCATGTTTGCGGGCATAACTCAGCGCAGCTTGAAACTGGCGCTGCACATCCGCCAACTCATTACTGTCATCTAAAAAGATATGTCGATCAAGCACTCGCACACCCTGTTCCTTGGCGATTTTACCGGCTACCGATTTACCGATAGTGCGACTATCTAAAAAGAATAACTGCTCCCGGCGTAAGGCACGCATCAAAGCTGCCATCAGTTGCGGATCGGCTGTTGCCGCACTGCCCATATGGTTGTTCATACCGATGGCATGAGAAATAATCTCTTTTGCATCGCTGACCCGT
It includes:
- a CDS encoding divergent polysaccharide deacetylase family protein, encoding MMRLFPHKQISLLVIGLLGSLSAFAAPSKLAIVIDDVGYHPTEDAAVLAMPREVSVAIIPAAPYAKARNQQAHAQKRDILIHMPMQPVSNIKIEAGGLTLGLSESQVAQRVSDAKEIISHAIGMNNHMGSAATADPQLMAALMRALRREQLFFLDSRTIGKSVAGKIAKEQGVRVLDRHIFLDDSNELADVQRQFQAALSYARKHGTAIAIGHPRKNTIAVLQSGLKNLPEDIQLVGMGVLWRNEKVIPAKPFILIFNDIPAPTSVAPFAPIPLLRGVPQ